The following is a genomic window from Ignisphaera cupida.
GCTAAATCTTCTAGAAGGGTATCTGAGCTTAGATGCGAAGCCATTAAGAAGTATCTCAGCTTTGAGAATTTGCCTTTGCAAAACGTTGTCTCATCTGTTTTAAAGGCTTTTGTCGATTGTTTTGTTGAGTGCCTGGATGGGGGTTGTGGTGTTGATGTTTCAGACTATATCTCCTTCTTCAACAGGTTTGTGACTAGAGCCTTGGCTGAGAGCTATAAATGTGATAGGGTAAAGCATCTTCTAAACAGTGCTAGAGAGTATGTTGCGAGGGTTTATACTGCTGCTGAAAAGGTTTTTGGTTCTGCATTCATAATTGAGGGTGAGCTAAAGTCGAGGCTACTTATACACACAAAATCTCCTGTGATGCCACTTGACATGGGTATTTCATGGGATTTCATACTCAACATTCCATTTGTTCCAGCATCTAGTGTTAAGGGGTTGGCTAGATCATATTTCGAAGCA
Proteins encoded in this region:
- the cmr6 gene encoding type III-B CRISPR module RAMP protein Cmr6, which gives rise to MVKPAKSSRRVSELRCEAIKKYLSFENLPLQNVVSSVLKAFVDCFVECLDGGCGVDVSDYISFFNRFVTRALAESYKCDRVKHLLNSAREYVARVYTAAEKVFGSAFIIEGELKSRLLIHTKSPVMPLDMGISWDFILNIPFVPASSVKGLARSYFEANKIVVGGLDADELFGSEEGGVGYIVFFDAYPVSCQEKLIEPDVITPHYPGDRIDELSATPTPIVFPAIAPKTVMHFPVAVNVKLIGKKIGGQGLGKEITAIISNIAKALESGVGAKTSVGYGRIKIVKY